In Streptantibioticus cattleyicolor NRRL 8057 = DSM 46488, a genomic segment contains:
- a CDS encoding ATP-binding protein has protein sequence MSQAPPPRARLLLADTPNAVGLARLHTTDVLSRWGAHPDSIETVKLLVSELATNAVRHPKEGVQQGSSYAQWRAAQTFEIALEIVNGFIRVSVWDRDSRPPVVKQVGVEATGGRGVFIVAAMSRRWGCYPAHQMPGKVVWAEVPVVPEKDGPEGGAGNPGRRGKGGPEESKAPPIDPNVIGRVLVGVRGL, from the coding sequence GTGTCCCAGGCACCACCCCCGCGAGCCAGGCTCCTGCTGGCCGACACTCCCAACGCCGTCGGACTGGCCAGGCTTCACACCACCGACGTCCTCTCCCGCTGGGGTGCGCACCCGGACAGCATCGAGACCGTCAAGCTCCTGGTTTCGGAACTGGCCACCAACGCTGTCCGGCACCCGAAGGAGGGAGTCCAGCAGGGTTCCTCCTACGCGCAATGGCGCGCGGCGCAGACCTTCGAGATCGCGCTGGAGATCGTCAACGGCTTCATCCGGGTATCGGTCTGGGACCGGGACTCCAGGCCGCCCGTCGTGAAGCAGGTCGGTGTCGAAGCGACCGGAGGACGGGGAGTTTTCATCGTCGCTGCGATGAGCCGACGGTGGGGGTGCTATCCGGCACACCAGATGCCCGGAAAGGTCGTGTGGGCGGAAGTGCCCGTCGTCCCCGAGAAGGACGGCCCCGAGGGCGGAGCCGGCAATCCGGGACGCCGGGGCAAGGGCGGCCCCGAGGAGTCGAAGGCGCCGCCGATCGACCCCAACGTCATAGGCCGCGTTCTCGTCGGCGTCCGCGGGTTGTGA